In Streptomyces longhuiensis, the following proteins share a genomic window:
- a CDS encoding phosphocholine-specific phospholipase C, translating into MTPISRRGFVALGAGIAAGAALPATRAGAATTGTVKDVKHVVILMQENRSFDHYFGRLKGVRGFGDRSGITLSGGQPVFNQPNGLGRQYPWKLSSTPAAGGADGETLAQCNGDLPHSWSSQHSAWNKGRLDHWVAGVGNVRSLGYLDRGDIPFHYALADNYTVCDAYFSSTLSATGPNRTYLWSGKVDGSSHDGGDESGLTWETYAEALQRAGVSWKVYQNANDNYGDNGLAYFSKIAGAKPGDPLHDRGMSSVPAVTGSTPDDIAAAIKADALAGNLPQVSWVVANQAFSEHPYAPPGDGAHFVDLVHRALAASPEVFDSTVLFLNYDENDGFFDHVPPPSPPAGTPGEFLDGTPFGLGFRVPMVVMSPWTRGGWVSSEVFDHTSVLRFMETWTTALGTPATCPNISAWRRKVTGDLTGVFDFARPVYGMPSGLPATEVIGYDTCGPLPNPAPQTNALPSQEPGTRPARALPYQPNGNLDHFEFGAAGKILAWFSMANQGSPARSAAHLSIHPNAYRDTTPWQYTVDAGGTATDFFNIGAGYGAGAYDITMAGPNRFLRRFTGDATKAGKAIEVAARFAVESGTGKTAIWFRMTNSGSAEAQFTITSNNYRSDGPWNYTVPAGGSTEDFFNAVANQNGWYDFTITSSTDTTWSRRYTGHIETGAASVSG; encoded by the coding sequence ATGACACCGATCAGCCGCAGAGGTTTTGTCGCACTGGGCGCCGGGATCGCCGCCGGCGCCGCGCTGCCCGCCACCAGAGCGGGCGCAGCCACCACGGGCACCGTCAAGGACGTCAAGCACGTGGTGATCCTCATGCAGGAGAACCGCAGTTTCGACCACTACTTCGGCCGCCTCAAGGGCGTCCGCGGGTTCGGTGACCGCAGCGGCATCACACTCTCCGGCGGGCAGCCCGTCTTCAACCAGCCGAACGGCCTGGGCCGCCAGTACCCGTGGAAACTCAGCTCCACCCCGGCCGCGGGCGGCGCGGACGGCGAGACGCTCGCCCAGTGCAACGGTGACCTGCCGCACAGCTGGTCCTCCCAGCACTCCGCGTGGAACAAGGGCCGGCTCGACCACTGGGTCGCCGGTGTCGGCAACGTGCGCAGCCTCGGCTACCTGGACCGCGGCGACATACCGTTCCACTACGCGCTGGCCGACAACTACACCGTGTGCGACGCCTACTTCAGCTCCACCCTCAGCGCCACCGGACCCAACCGCACCTACCTGTGGAGCGGCAAGGTCGACGGCTCCAGCCACGACGGCGGCGACGAGTCGGGGCTGACCTGGGAGACGTACGCCGAGGCGCTCCAGCGGGCCGGTGTCAGCTGGAAGGTCTACCAGAATGCCAATGACAACTACGGCGACAACGGTCTCGCCTACTTCTCGAAGATCGCCGGCGCCAAGCCCGGTGACCCGCTGCACGACCGCGGCATGTCCTCCGTCCCCGCGGTGACCGGTTCCACGCCCGACGACATCGCCGCCGCGATCAAGGCGGACGCGCTGGCCGGCAACCTCCCCCAGGTCTCCTGGGTCGTCGCCAACCAGGCGTTCTCCGAGCACCCCTACGCCCCGCCCGGCGACGGAGCCCACTTCGTGGACCTCGTCCACCGCGCCCTGGCCGCATCCCCCGAGGTGTTCGACTCGACCGTCCTCTTCCTCAACTACGACGAGAACGACGGCTTCTTCGACCACGTACCGCCGCCGTCACCTCCCGCCGGAACGCCCGGCGAGTTCCTCGACGGAACGCCCTTCGGCCTCGGCTTCCGCGTCCCGATGGTCGTCATGTCCCCCTGGACCAGGGGTGGTTGGGTCTCCTCGGAGGTCTTCGACCACACGTCCGTCCTGCGGTTCATGGAGACCTGGACGACCGCCCTCGGCACTCCGGCGACCTGCCCCAACATCAGCGCGTGGCGCCGCAAGGTCACCGGCGACCTGACGGGCGTGTTCGACTTCGCCCGGCCCGTGTACGGAATGCCGTCCGGCCTGCCCGCCACCGAGGTCATCGGGTACGACACCTGCGGCCCGCTGCCCAACCCCGCGCCCCAGACGAACGCCCTGCCCAGCCAGGAGCCCGGCACTCGCCCCGCGCGCGCCCTCCCCTACCAGCCGAACGGCAACCTCGACCACTTCGAGTTCGGTGCCGCCGGCAAGATCCTCGCGTGGTTCTCCATGGCGAACCAGGGCTCCCCGGCACGCAGCGCCGCCCACCTCTCCATCCACCCGAACGCCTACCGTGACACGACGCCGTGGCAGTACACGGTCGACGCGGGCGGCACGGCCACGGACTTCTTCAACATCGGCGCGGGCTACGGGGCGGGCGCGTACGACATCACGATGGCAGGGCCGAACCGCTTCCTGCGCCGCTTCACGGGCGACGCCACGAAGGCGGGCAAGGCGATCGAGGTCGCCGCCCGGTTCGCCGTGGAGTCCGGCACCGGCAAGACGGCCATCTGGTTCAGGATGACCAACTCGGGTTCCGCGGAAGCCCAGTTCACCATCACGTCGAACAACTACCGTTCGGACGGCCCCTGGAACTACACGGTCCCCGCCGGCGGCTCGACGGAGGACTTCTTCAACGCCGTGGCGAACCAGAACGGCTGGTACGACTTCACGATCACGTCCAGCACGGACACGACGTGGTCCCGCCGCTACACGGGCCACATCGAGACCGGCGCGGCGTCCGTCAGCGGCTGA